The DNA region TTCCTGCCTCACAAAAATCTGCGTTAGATCTTAAATCTTTACAATACAATTATTTGCATCTACCGGCAGGTCCGATGAAAATCGGTTGGATCGGCAATCAAAAATTGGAATCCTTTGAACTTGGAATTACGGAGAATTTTTTCAACCATATCTTGCCGCAAGATCATCCCATGTACCAGCGCATGGCAATAGAGAATGATCGAATGACTAATTTTGCTTTAGGGGAAAATAATTTACCGCTACAATCTGAGTGCACGACGATTCTTTTTCAGATGTTGAATTGTCCGATGGAAGGACATTTGAGAAGATTGTATATTCAGGCAAAAACGGTAGAATTAATCTCTCTACAATTAAAACAATTCGAAGAAGTATTTTCCTACGAACAAAAAAATGCTAGAAAAGGATTGTCCAAAGAGGAAATAGAAAGAATGTATTTGGTAAAAGAAATCATTGAAAAAAATCACAATCACCCATGCAGATTAATTGATTTAGCACATAGTGTGGGCACCAATGACACTTATTTGAAAAAGCATTTTAAGATGGTATTTGGAACAACCGTATTTTCCTATTTGCTCAATTTCAAAATGGAAAGAGCCATGGAAATGCTCAAGCAAGATTACTCGATTACCGATGTGGCGTATGCAACGGGGTATAACCAAATATCTCATTTTTCCAGAGCATTCAAAAGACAATTTGGATTTCCACCCAATAAAGTGCGATAATCTACAAAAAATGGGAAACGAATTCGTTTCCCATTTTTTTATTTCTTTATCCAAAAAATCAGCAAAGCCCAACTTACCAATTTTAAGAAAATAAGTAATAGAAGCCACTTACCATAACGGCGACGCAGCTTGGCAATATATGCCGACTCTGTCAATATTCTGAATATTCTGGTCATTACTCCGCAATAATTTTATATACTTTAAACTCACTTTTCATCGGTGCAGGCTTACCTTCTTGTTTGGCCTGTTCCAACATGGCAAATCCACGCTTGTGTCCTTCTAAAAATTCAGGAGATTTTGTCCAAGTATCAAATGATTCTTTATTATCCCAATGACTAAGTATAAGATAAGGCTCTCCTTGTTTGGATGGTTTCAGTACTTCCATATCTACAAATCCAGGCATAGTATCAATAGCACCTTTGCGAGTCGCAAATAAATTTTCGAATGTTGGTTCAAATTCAGGAAGGCAACTTATATAATTAATCGCTGCAAATTTCTTCGTCATAATAATGATTTTGTTTTTACAAAAATAGAATTGCCATAATAATGTCATTTTTTCTAAACGGAATAATATTTACCCATTCGGGTATTTTACGCCAAAAAAGGAAAAATACCCGAATAGGTAAATCCATAACCAATTTTAACCACAGAGGTAATTGACTAATACGAGTTTTGCATTTAAATAACGTTTTATAATGTCGATCAAAAAAATTGGGTTATTCGGAATTTTATTTTCACTGAATTTCTTTATGTATAGTTGTAGTAAAGATAGTGCTACACCTACCTCAGACTCAGACACAACCGCAGGAACAGGGATTTATGTTTATGACTTAGTTGGAGACACTGCTGCATCGGTTGGAATCGAATCAGGAAAAACTGAAAGAGCATTTTATCCATTATTATTTAATTTCTCAACTGGTAATTCACATATTCTTAAAACCGCGGAAGATTCCTCTAAATATTTATCTAGTGATACTGCTTGGGATATTGCCTTCACTGCACAATATAACTCTACTGTACAACCGAATAATGGTAGTTACGCAACCAGTCCAGCAAATGGCAATAGTGGCACATTTATTATTATGACAGAAAATACTCCATTTGACCAGATCACAACGGCCCCTACAGATGCAGAAATGACATCTGATGCGATGACAAGCGTTGGCTGGGACCAAGGTGATGGTCAAGGTTGGTTTTACTATAGTTTAGATAATCATATTTGCGTAGCAGTTACCAATAGGACATTTATATTTAAAACATCACAGGGATTATATGGAAAAGTGGAATTTATAAGTATTTATAAAAATCACCCAGCCGTAGTCACCGATCTGTATTGGCCCTCTCCTTATTTAACATTCCGATACTATATCCAAAAAGACGGAAGTAAAAATTTGAGAACTACAACTTCGTCTTAATTACACAAACTATAATTTTTTAAATTTTCAATCAAATTCTAAATGAAAAAGCAATTTAGCCGTTTATTCTTATTATGTTTCATCCCTGCGGCAATATACTCTTGTAGCAAAAGCGACTCAACAAACCCTAGTGATAATGGTAACGATGGATTGTCCATTGGAGATACGGTTTCTTTAAGCAATGCGTACACAAAAGGATACTTGACATTAATCGCTAATAAAACATTTTATGTAGGTAATTTTACTCAAGGAACTGGCGTAAGTACTACAGACACATCTCTATCATTTGCAACTAAAAATAGTACATTCTATTATAGTTTAACCGAAAATCAAGGAGATACCACCAACTATGATATAAAATTTACAAGTTCCTATGCATTATCAGTCGATACATCTAAATATAAATTAACGTTTATCAATAAAACGTTCGATAATGTTACGGATTCCACAGGCGGAACCAACATTCTTACTGGTTTAGCGGGTATGAATAATACGTACCCATCTACAGATTCTGTACCTACGGCAGCAGGATGGTACATATATAACGCAACTACTCATATCGTAGGTGCATATATGACTAGAACTTATATTATTACAAATAAGTCAACTGGTAATTATTACAAATTCCATATAGTAAGTATGTATTCTGGAGCGCAACCAAATGCAACAACAGCTGCATTAAACTTTCCTTACTACCATTTCGAGTATATGAAAATGAATTAATTAAATCCATTTAAGATAAAAATGAAATACAGAAATAATAGAATTAAAATTAATGTGATATTAATTCTGTAAAGCAAAAATGAATTTTCTAATAATACTCTATAAACTAAAAATTTATAGGGTATTATTTTTTTGCAAAATATCCAAGATCAATTTTCTTTTATCAAAACAGTACGCTTGATTTTCTTAATTACTTGTTTTAAGTAACGCTCTTTTATTTAATCCATCGCTTCAAAAAAGAGCCAAAATTGTTATATGTTTAATGAAATTAGGCCTTACGTGTTTCAAACAGGAATTTTCATTTTCCCCTACGTTTTTAATAAATAATTTGATTGAGTACCTAATAAGAATATATATCATCCTAAGCTTCAAATATTCCGTATTTTGGCGTGATACTTCCATGATTTAGATACGATAAGGAATGAGTTTTTCATAACAGGAGCAAACAAAGGAATTGACTTTGAAACTGCAAGACAATTATAACACTTAGGATATTATGTGTATTTAGGTGGCAGAGATGTAGAAAATGGTAAAAAAGCAATTGATTCACTTAACTATAAAATCCATTTTCAAGCAATATTGTAAGGGAGACAAAACATTCAGCTTAAGTGTGTATTGTTTCAGATTGTTATGATGTAAACTTTTCTTATGAGATAAAAACACCTTTCGACTAAGTATTTTAAAAAAATTAAATGGAGATATAAATATAAAAATTAGTGAATTACACTTATTCCAAGTGAATTTATTCAATACAAATGAATCCTTATTTCTGATCGGTAACTGTATTCAATCTACTGTGCTTTTTGCCATAAAGGAAGTATACAAATAATCCAATAATTAACCAGATGATAAATATTTTCCAATTAGAAACACCTAATTCCGTCATTAAATACAGATTAATTAAGATTCCAATGATTGGCAATAAGGAGAAGTTTTTGATAAATGCAACGATCGATAGAACTAGCCAAGTAATCCAGAAAATCATCGTCAACAATTTGTGTTCTATCAATTGATCGAATGGCAATGCTTTCCACTCAGCAAGGATCGGTTGTCCAAATTTACATATACAGATAACTGCGGCAATAAGACCGATACCTACAAGATATTTTCCATTTACATATGGTACTTTGAACTTTGAGTATTGGGACATTCCTGTTTGATCCAGATATAGAACACCTCCACAAACTAGAATAAATGCGAAAAATGTACCTACACTAGTAAGATCTACAAAGAAATCCATTTTGAAGAAAAACGCTGGTACTGCGACAACAATACCTGCAACTATTGTAGCAAAGGATGGTGTATGATATTTCGGATGGATCTGAGAGAATTTTTTCCACAAAAGACCATCCCGACTCATCGTCATCCAGATACGTGGTTGACCTATTTGAAATACTAATAATGCACTTGTTATGGCGATTACCGAACTTACGGAAATAACGCCCGCCATATAATTCAATCCATTTTGAGAAAATACAAATGCTAGAGGATCACTGACATTCAACTCTTTATAATTAACCATACCTGTCAATACCAGCGTGATTAACACGTATAAAACAGTGCAAATTAATAGACAATAAATCATTGCTTTGGGTAAATCTCGCTGTGGATTTTTACATTCTTCTGCAGTAGTGGAGATCGAATCAAAACCAATAAAAGCAAAAAATACCGCGGCGACACCACTTAAAATACCTTTCACTCCATTTGGTGCAAATGGAGACCAGTTTTCCGGTTTGATATAAAATGCACCACCTACGATTACAAATGCAATTACTGCCAATTTTAGCATTACCATGATGTTACTAGCAATACGAGATTCCTTAATACCGATATAACATAATGCAGTCACCAATACCGTAATTAAACCCGCGGGAAGATTAAAGATAACATGCAAACTACCAATAGTAGGTGCATCTTGATAAGCTTGTGCTAATACTTTTTCAAAAGAAGAAATATGTTCACCCGCTGCGCTGTTTACTTTTTGAAATGCTTCTAATGCTGTAGAATAATCAATGGTGAGCCATCGAGGTATATGTACACCAAAGCCTTCCATCATACTGACAAAATATTGCGACCACGATATGGCGACAACCATATTCGAAACCGCATATTCTAGTATCAAGGCCCAGCCAATAATCCAAGCAATCAATTCGCCAAAGGCAACGTAAGCATAGGTATAAGCACTTCCTGAAACAGGTACAGTACTTGCAAATTGAGCATAAGACAATGCAGTAAATACACAAGCAATCGCCGTTGCTACAAATAGTAAAGACACTGCTGGCCCACCATTATAACTAGCTAAGCCAATCGTGCTAAATATCCCAGCACCGACAATGGCTGCTATACCTAATGAAACCAAATCTCTTACGCCCAATACTTTATTCAATGACGCTTCATTAGAAGAATCCGATAATATTTGATTTACTGTCTTTTTTCTAAAAAGTGAATTAGCCATGTATTCTCTCAGATGCGTTTAAGTCAATTAAATTCACCTAAATATATTAATTAAAAATCTATTTTCAAATGCTTAGACCTCTCTATTCAATAATTTATCAGTAAGATCAATCAATGGAGCTTTTCTCTCTTCTGCAACTTCTGCTTCACCTAATGATTTCAATGCAGCATCAGCGTATTTTTTTCTAAGATCTAAAGCCCATTGTTTGACACCGACTTGTTCAAATATTTCCAATACGCGTTCCACTTTGTCTATCGGATTTTCATCCATTAATCGTAGCAATTCTTTTCGCTGCGTTGCATTGCTATTTTCCATAGCATATAGCATCAGAAAGGTTTTTTTATTACGGCGAATATCACCTCCTATAACTTTTCCAAATTTCTTCTCGTCACCAAATGCATCTAAAAAGTCATCTTGTACCTGAAAACCGATTCCAAGATTTTTTCCATATTCATATATCTTATCACAATTTTCTTTAGAAGCACCACCTAAAAATGCTCCCATAGATAAACTCGCAGCCAACAATACGGAAGTTTTTAAGGTAATCATTTCTATATATTGTTCTAAGCTTACATGATCCATTTTCTCAAAATCCATGTCTAACTGTTGCCCTTCGCATACTTCTATAGCCGTTTTATTAAAAAGGCTTAAAGTCTGTGGTAATAATTTAGAATCGATTTTATTCAAATAATCATAAGCAATAATTAACATAACATCACCGCTCAATATGCCAGAAGCTTCTCCATATTTTTTATGTACTGTTTCACGACCACGCCTTAGGTCACTCCTATCCATGATATCGTCATGCATCAAGGTAAAATTATGAAAAAGTTCTACGGCTGAGGCCACATTCCAAGCATCTGGATGTATATCACCAAACAATTCATTACCCATCAAGCAACATACGGGACGTATACGTTTACCACCTGCACCTAAAAAATAGGCACAAGGCTCGTATAACCCTTTAGGCTCCCGATCAAAATTGGGTATATGAAAATAATTGCAAAATTGCTCAGATAATTCAGAAAAAGAATGCATAGTTAATTTTTAAGCTACGCTTTTTAAATACGTAATTAATTATTAAGGGCGTAAAAGTAAGTTATGTAATTTTAATAATTACATATTTGAATGTTTTCCTATTAGAAATAAAAAAGGCTGACCAATTACGGACCAGCCTTTAGTTAATTTTTTTTTACCAAACTTAACCTAAATAAGCTTTCAATGCGCTGCTGTATCTAGCTTTTTGAAGACGTTTGATGGCTCTTTCTTTAATCTGGCGAATACGTTCTTTAGTAAGATCATATTTCTGTCCGATTTGTTCAATTGTTATTCCATTTTCTCCGTCTAAGCCAAAATATGCATTTACAATTTCTGCTTCCCTAGGACTCAAAGATTTTAATACACGACGAATTTCTTCTCTCAATGAATCTTTCATCACATCATCATCGGTATCATCACTACCTTCTAACAAATCTCCCATTGCAACGTCTTCGGCTTCATGCACAGGTGCATCTAGCGAAGTGTGACGCGTATTACTTTGGAAAATGTTGTTGATTTCGTTTTCACTCATTTCCAACAAACTAGCCAACTCTTCAGTGCTTGGTTCACGTTCGTGCTCTTGTTCAAATGCCATATAGGCTTTATTGGCTTTATTGTAAGTACCAATCTTATTTTGTGGCAGACGTACCAAACGACCTTGCTCGGCCAAAGCTTGTAAAATGGATTGACGAATCCACCATACAGCGTAAGAAATGAATTTAAAACCTTTTGTTTCATCAAAACGTTGAGCTGCTTTAATCAATCCAAGATTACCTTCATTAATCAAATCACTCAATGACAACCCTTGATGCTGATATTGTTTTGCAACAGATACCACGAATCTTAAGTTGGCTTGCACCAACTTATCTAAAGCCCTTTGGTCATCCATCTTGATTCTTTGGGCGAGTGTGGTTTCTTCTTCTGGAGTGATCATTGGGATCTTAGAAATCTCTTGAAGATATTTTTCCACAGCCTGAGAATCACGATTAGTGATCTGGGTGGCAATTTTAAGCTGCCTCATATATTACACCTTGATTTTAAATTCTGCTACCTAAAACGATTATTCCTTCTTGTATTATTCAGAACGTATTAATCTCAAAAAAGTTTCGTTAAATAATATTTTTCTTTTATTATAATCAAAAATTCTTAGAGCGTGCAAAGTTACGAAATTTTCATATAATGTAGTATTAATATTTAAAAAATGAAATTAATAAAAAATTAATTTGTTCACTTATCTAATTTTTATAGCATTTTTTTTCATTTTCAGAACCTATATTTGCAACGGTTAAGAAACAACTCAACTGTAAATTGAGGTTATAATTTCTTATCGCCTTATTTTACAAAAAGCATTTTTTTAATAAAACATTCGAAATGTTACCAAAAATTAATCCGACAACCACACAAGCGTGGCTATTGTTGCGCAAACACTTTGAGGATGAGATGCGCCATGCTAAAGTGAAAGAGCTTTTTGCTCAAGACGGAGACAGATTTCAAAAATTTTCTTTGAAATTTGACGACATCCTTTTTGATTATTCTAAAAATATTATCAATCAAAAAACACTTCACCTGCTTTTGCAATTAGCAGAAGATTGTAATCTTAAAGATGCAATCGCCGCTATGTTTGATGGTGAAAAAATTAACGAAACAGAAGATCGTTCTGTTTTGCACACTGCTTTACGTAATTTCTCAGGCAATCCTATCTACAGCGACGGAAAAGATGTAATGCAAGAAGTACATCGCGTACAAGCACAAATGAAAGCTTTCTGTGAAAAGGTCCATTCAGGAGATTGGAAAGGTTACACTGGAAAGAAAATCAAATATATTGTCAACATCGGTATCGGTGGTAGCGATTTAGGTCCAGTAATGGTTACGGAAGCATTGAAACCTTATTGGAGTCATGGCATTCACCCATATTTCGTAAGTAATGTCGATGGTACACATATCGCAGAGACTTTCCCATTGATCAATCCTGAAGAAACCATCTTCTTGATTGCTTCTAAAACTTTCACTACGCAAGAAACCATGACTAACGCGCATACAGCTCGTGAATGGTTCTTACAAACAGCGAAAGATGAAAAACATATTGCAAAACATTTCGTTGCGTTAAGCACAAATGAAAAAGAAGTTTCCAAATTTGGAATCGATACAGCAAATATGTTTGAATTCTGGGATTGGGTTGGCGGTCGTTACTCATTGTGGAGTGCAATTGGCTTATCTATCGCATTGACTATTGGTTATGATAATTTTGAAGCGTTATTAAAAGGTGCTTACAAAACAGATGAATATTTCAAATCCACACCATTTGACAAAAATATTTCTGTAATCATGGCATTGGTGGGACTTTGGTATACTAATTTCTTCAAATCTCAGACAGAAGTTATCCTTCCTTATGATCAATATTTGCACCGCTTCTCTGCTTATTTCCAACAAGGAAATATGGAAAGCAACGGTAAGCATGTAGACAGAAAAGGTGGCGAAGTTTCTTATAGCACAGGTCCTGTAATCTGGGGCGAACCAGGAACGAATGGTCAGCACGCATTCTACCAATTGATCCACCAAGGTACGGTTATCATCCCTGCTGACTTTATCGCTCCGGCAATCAGCCACAATCCTTTGGGTGATCATCACAACAAATTGTTGAGCAATTTCTTTGCACAAACGGAAGCGTTGATGAATGGTAAAACAGAAGCGGTTGTAAAAGAAGAATTGAAAGAACAAGGTAAATCTGATGAAGACATCAAAAAAATTGCTCCTTTCAAAGTATTCGAAGGAAATAAACCAACCAACTCTATTTTGTTGAAAAAAATCACACCAGAAAGTTTGGGTGAATTGATCGCATTGTACGAACACAAAATTTTCGTTCAAGGTATTATTTGGAATATTTTCAGCTTTGACCAATGGGGTGTTGAATTGGGCAAACAATTAGCTGGTAAAATCCTTCCAGA from Rhizosphaericola mali includes:
- a CDS encoding helix-turn-helix domain-containing protein gives rise to the protein MINNIGTANCKFDILQLANLEAIRESNRNYGELNGDKKGISKEIFTPDGIYFGYHNVISTKDEEINLYNESPYIQLSFNILGSKKYVVPASQKSALDLKSLQYNYLHLPAGPMKIGWIGNQKLESFELGITENFFNHILPQDHPMYQRMAIENDRMTNFALGENNLPLQSECTTILFQMLNCPMEGHLRRLYIQAKTVELISLQLKQFEEVFSYEQKNARKGLSKEEIERMYLVKEIIEKNHNHPCRLIDLAHSVGTNDTYLKKHFKMVFGTTVFSYLLNFKMERAMEMLKQDYSITDVAYATGYNQISHFSRAFKRQFGFPPNKVR
- a CDS encoding antibiotic biosynthesis monooxygenase family protein, producing the protein MTKKFAAINYISCLPEFEPTFENLFATRKGAIDTMPGFVDMEVLKPSKQGEPYLILSHWDNKESFDTWTKSPEFLEGHKRGFAMLEQAKQEGKPAPMKSEFKVYKIIAE
- a CDS encoding HmuY family protein, producing MSIKKIGLFGILFSLNFFMYSCSKDSATPTSDSDTTAGTGIYVYDLVGDTAASVGIESGKTERAFYPLLFNFSTGNSHILKTAEDSSKYLSSDTAWDIAFTAQYNSTVQPNNGSYATSPANGNSGTFIIMTENTPFDQITTAPTDAEMTSDAMTSVGWDQGDGQGWFYYSLDNHICVAVTNRTFIFKTSQGLYGKVEFISIYKNHPAVVTDLYWPSPYLTFRYYIQKDGSKNLRTTTSS
- a CDS encoding amino acid permease, producing the protein MANSLFRKKTVNQILSDSSNEASLNKVLGVRDLVSLGIAAIVGAGIFSTIGLASYNGGPAVSLLFVATAIACVFTALSYAQFASTVPVSGSAYTYAYVAFGELIAWIIGWALILEYAVSNMVVAISWSQYFVSMMEGFGVHIPRWLTIDYSTALEAFQKVNSAAGEHISSFEKVLAQAYQDAPTIGSLHVIFNLPAGLITVLVTALCYIGIKESRIASNIMVMLKLAVIAFVIVGGAFYIKPENWSPFAPNGVKGILSGVAAVFFAFIGFDSISTTAEECKNPQRDLPKAMIYCLLICTVLYVLITLVLTGMVNYKELNVSDPLAFVFSQNGLNYMAGVISVSSVIAITSALLVFQIGQPRIWMTMSRDGLLWKKFSQIHPKYHTPSFATIVAGIVVAVPAFFFKMDFFVDLTSVGTFFAFILVCGGVLYLDQTGMSQYSKFKVPYVNGKYLVGIGLIAAVICICKFGQPILAEWKALPFDQLIEHKLLTMIFWITWLVLSIVAFIKNFSLLPIIGILINLYLMTELGVSNWKIFIIWLIIGLFVYFLYGKKHSRLNTVTDQK
- a CDS encoding polyprenyl synthetase family protein, which encodes MHSFSELSEQFCNYFHIPNFDREPKGLYEPCAYFLGAGGKRIRPVCCLMGNELFGDIHPDAWNVASAVELFHNFTLMHDDIMDRSDLRRGRETVHKKYGEASGILSGDVMLIIAYDYLNKIDSKLLPQTLSLFNKTAIEVCEGQQLDMDFEKMDHVSLEQYIEMITLKTSVLLAASLSMGAFLGGASKENCDKIYEYGKNLGIGFQVQDDFLDAFGDEKKFGKVIGGDIRRNKKTFLMLYAMENSNATQRKELLRLMDENPIDKVERVLEIFEQVGVKQWALDLRKKYADAALKSLGEAEVAEERKAPLIDLTDKLLNREV
- a CDS encoding sigma-70 family RNA polymerase sigma factor, with amino-acid sequence MRQLKIATQITNRDSQAVEKYLQEISKIPMITPEEETTLAQRIKMDDQRALDKLVQANLRFVVSVAKQYQHQGLSLSDLINEGNLGLIKAAQRFDETKGFKFISYAVWWIRQSILQALAEQGRLVRLPQNKIGTYNKANKAYMAFEQEHEREPSTEELASLLEMSENEINNIFQSNTRHTSLDAPVHEAEDVAMGDLLEGSDDTDDDVMKDSLREEIRRVLKSLSPREAEIVNAYFGLDGENGITIEQIGQKYDLTKERIRQIKERAIKRLQKARYSSALKAYLG
- the pgi gene encoding glucose-6-phosphate isomerase — encoded protein: MLPKINPTTTQAWLLLRKHFEDEMRHAKVKELFAQDGDRFQKFSLKFDDILFDYSKNIINQKTLHLLLQLAEDCNLKDAIAAMFDGEKINETEDRSVLHTALRNFSGNPIYSDGKDVMQEVHRVQAQMKAFCEKVHSGDWKGYTGKKIKYIVNIGIGGSDLGPVMVTEALKPYWSHGIHPYFVSNVDGTHIAETFPLINPEETIFLIASKTFTTQETMTNAHTAREWFLQTAKDEKHIAKHFVALSTNEKEVSKFGIDTANMFEFWDWVGGRYSLWSAIGLSIALTIGYDNFEALLKGAYKTDEYFKSTPFDKNISVIMALVGLWYTNFFKSQTEVILPYDQYLHRFSAYFQQGNMESNGKHVDRKGGEVSYSTGPVIWGEPGTNGQHAFYQLIHQGTVIIPADFIAPAISHNPLGDHHNKLLSNFFAQTEALMNGKTEAVVKEELKEQGKSDEDIKKIAPFKVFEGNKPTNSILLKKITPESLGELIALYEHKIFVQGIIWNIFSFDQWGVELGKQLAGKILPELADDAAITTHDSSTNGLINAYKELRK